In one window of Pseudomonas sp. IAC-BECa141 DNA:
- a CDS encoding TonB-dependent siderophore receptor — MKNSTTKNKKSSWLPLALALAVNAAVPMAFAAEAIHIRAQPLGQALSELGQQTSLQVFFSPDLVAGKQAPAVDGNLSPEQALRQLLQGSGLDYQINEGSVTLSPAPTSADSGPLELGVTDIKVVGDWLGDADAAVVQNHPGARTVIRREAMVEQGAMNVGDVLRRVPGVQVQEANGTGGSDISLNVGVRGLTSRLSPRSTVLIDGVPAAFAPYGQPQLSMAPISSGNLDSIDVVRGAGSVRYGPQNVGGVINFVTRAIPEKTTGEIGTTLETSQHGGWKHIDTAFLGGTADNGIGMALLYSGVNGNGYRERNNGNDIDDVILKTHWAPTEQDDFSLNFHYYDASADMPGGLTQKQYDDKPFQSDRDYDGFSGRRKDVSFKWIRQIDERTQAEVLTYYSDSFRGSTIAARDQKTLSSFPRSYYTLGIEPRVSRVFDVGPTTQEVSVGYRYLKEAMHEQSSRLALVNNVPVVTKTSDGHVFQDRTGGTEANSVYIDNKIDVGNWTVTPGIRFEHISTDWHDRAVLDTAGKRVPEKNRSIESNEPLPALSVMYHLSDAWKLFANYETSFGSLQYFQLGQGGSGDQTANGLEPEKAKTYEIGTRYNDDVWGGEVTLFYIDFDDELQYISNDVGWTNLGATKHQGIEASVHYDMAALDPRLDGLTANAGFTYTRATYEGEIPGFKGRDLPFYSRQVATVGLRYDINRWTYNIDGFAQSKQRSPGTGVNADGSFNGNYITEGTADGQYGDIPGYVTWNVRGGYDFGSQLSNLKLGAGVKNIFDKQYFTRSSDNNSGIYVGTPRTFFVQASVGF; from the coding sequence GTGAAAAACTCCACCACCAAAAACAAAAAATCCTCCTGGTTGCCGCTGGCGCTCGCGCTGGCGGTCAACGCCGCCGTGCCGATGGCTTTCGCCGCCGAAGCCATTCACATCCGTGCACAGCCGCTGGGGCAGGCCTTGAGCGAACTCGGTCAGCAAACGTCGTTGCAGGTGTTTTTCAGCCCGGACCTGGTCGCCGGCAAACAGGCGCCGGCGGTGGACGGCAATCTTTCTCCGGAGCAGGCCCTGCGCCAATTGCTGCAAGGCAGCGGTCTGGATTACCAGATCAATGAAGGCTCGGTGACCTTGTCGCCGGCCCCGACTTCCGCCGACAGCGGCCCGCTGGAGCTGGGCGTGACCGACATCAAAGTGGTCGGCGACTGGCTCGGCGACGCCGACGCCGCCGTGGTGCAGAACCACCCCGGCGCGCGTACGGTGATCCGTCGTGAAGCGATGGTCGAGCAGGGCGCGATGAACGTCGGCGACGTGCTGCGCCGCGTACCGGGCGTGCAGGTGCAGGAAGCCAACGGCACTGGCGGCAGCGATATTTCGCTGAACGTCGGCGTGCGGGGTTTGACGTCGCGTCTGTCGCCACGCTCCACCGTATTGATCGACGGCGTGCCGGCTGCATTTGCGCCGTATGGCCAGCCACAACTCTCGATGGCGCCGATTTCTTCCGGCAACCTCGACAGCATCGACGTGGTCCGAGGTGCCGGCTCGGTGCGTTACGGGCCGCAGAACGTCGGCGGCGTGATCAACTTCGTGACCCGCGCGATCCCGGAAAAAACCACCGGTGAAATCGGCACCACCCTGGAAACCTCGCAGCACGGTGGCTGGAAACACATCGACACCGCGTTCCTTGGCGGCACCGCCGACAACGGCATCGGCATGGCGCTGTTGTACTCGGGCGTCAACGGCAACGGTTACCGCGAGCGCAACAACGGCAACGACATCGACGACGTGATCCTCAAGACCCATTGGGCACCGACCGAGCAGGACGATTTCAGCCTCAACTTCCACTACTACGACGCCAGCGCCGACATGCCCGGCGGCCTGACGCAGAAGCAGTACGACGACAAACCGTTCCAGTCCGACCGCGACTACGATGGGTTCAGCGGCCGCCGCAAGGACGTGTCGTTCAAGTGGATCCGGCAGATCGACGAGCGCACCCAGGCGGAGGTGCTGACTTACTATTCCGACAGTTTTCGCGGCAGCACCATCGCCGCCCGCGATCAGAAAACCCTCAGCTCGTTCCCGCGTTCCTACTACACGCTGGGGATCGAGCCGCGTGTGTCCCGTGTGTTTGATGTCGGCCCGACCACCCAGGAAGTCAGCGTCGGTTACCGTTATTTGAAAGAGGCGATGCACGAGCAATCGAGCCGTCTGGCGCTGGTCAACAATGTGCCGGTGGTCACCAAAACTTCCGATGGTCACGTATTCCAGGACCGCACCGGCGGCACCGAGGCCAACTCGGTCTACATCGACAACAAGATCGACGTCGGCAACTGGACCGTGACCCCGGGCATTCGCTTCGAGCACATCAGCACCGACTGGCATGATCGCGCCGTGCTCGACACCGCCGGCAAACGCGTGCCGGAGAAAAACCGCAGCATCGAGAGCAACGAGCCGTTGCCGGCTCTGAGCGTGATGTATCACCTGTCCGATGCGTGGAAGCTGTTCGCCAACTACGAGACGTCGTTCGGCAGCCTGCAATACTTCCAGCTCGGCCAGGGCGGTTCGGGTGACCAGACCGCCAATGGTCTGGAACCGGAAAAAGCCAAGACCTACGAAATCGGTACGCGCTACAACGATGACGTGTGGGGCGGGGAAGTGACGCTGTTCTACATCGACTTCGATGACGAACTGCAATACATCAGCAATGACGTGGGCTGGACCAACCTCGGCGCGACCAAGCACCAGGGTATCGAAGCTTCGGTGCACTACGACATGGCGGCGCTCGATCCGCGCCTCGACGGCCTGACCGCCAACGCCGGCTTCACCTACACCCGCGCCACGTACGAAGGTGAGATTCCGGGCTTCAAGGGCCGCGATCTGCCGTTCTACTCGCGTCAGGTCGCCACCGTCGGCCTGCGTTACGACATCAACCGCTGGACCTACAACATCGACGGTTTTGCCCAGTCCAAACAGCGCTCGCCCGGCACCGGCGTGAATGCTGACGGCAGCTTCAATGGCAACTACATCACCGAAGGCACGGCGGATGGACAGTACGGCGATATTCCGGGCTACGTGACCTGGAACGTGCGCGGCGGCTATGACTTCGGTTCGCAGCTGTCGAACCTGAAGCTCGGCGCCGGTGTGAAGAACATCTTCGACAAGCAGTACTTCACCCGTTCCAGCGACAACAACTCGGGGATCTATGTGGGCACGCCGCGGACGTTCTTCGTGCAGGCCAGCGTAGGCTTCTGA
- a CDS encoding diaminopimelate epimerase, producing the protein MTQFYDARGNIYGVISPKALRDSGIDLPASATQCALSRQAWSRAAIALCCDWPDGQQPAGSKSHRSDGLLIGPFQSSPPFDLLIVNTDGTLAERSGNGLTIFSQALLEQGQMPQEGATMRVHHDKQDAQSPVSTSVKPAQVAGVQGFWLDLGQPDFGPAAVGALGVEPVPFNGAQVSRVRPLAQLDPAWAHSQFVRIGNPHCVTLVQDEAALPSNAQMLESPLTDSLTAIAYAMPTGAGQPCPAGVNLQWAMRAGDQRIVARVFERGEGPTASSGTSASAVASAAWRVGWVSAGEVQVVMPGGTAPILLEERDGELTGVRLFGTAVRDEK; encoded by the coding sequence ATGACGCAGTTCTACGATGCACGGGGCAATATCTACGGAGTGATTTCACCGAAGGCGCTGAGAGACTCGGGAATCGATCTGCCCGCCAGTGCCACGCAATGTGCCTTGTCTCGACAGGCGTGGAGCCGAGCCGCGATCGCTCTGTGTTGTGACTGGCCCGACGGTCAGCAACCTGCCGGCAGCAAGTCCCACCGCAGCGATGGTTTACTGATCGGTCCGTTCCAGTCCTCGCCACCCTTTGATCTGCTGATCGTCAACACCGACGGCACGCTGGCCGAGCGCAGCGGCAACGGCCTGACGATTTTTTCTCAGGCACTGCTTGAGCAGGGGCAGATGCCGCAGGAGGGCGCGACGATGCGGGTGCATCACGACAAACAGGATGCGCAGTCGCCCGTGTCGACCTCGGTGAAACCGGCGCAAGTGGCGGGCGTGCAAGGCTTCTGGCTTGATCTCGGGCAGCCCGATTTCGGCCCGGCGGCGGTTGGTGCGCTCGGCGTTGAACCGGTTCCGTTCAACGGTGCGCAGGTCAGCCGTGTTCGACCGTTGGCGCAACTCGATCCTGCCTGGGCACACAGCCAGTTCGTACGCATCGGCAATCCGCATTGCGTGACGCTGGTGCAGGACGAAGCCGCATTGCCGAGCAACGCACAGATGCTTGAATCGCCGCTGACGGACAGCCTGACCGCCATCGCCTACGCCATGCCCACCGGCGCCGGCCAGCCGTGCCCGGCCGGGGTCAACCTGCAATGGGCGATGCGCGCCGGGGATCAACGCATTGTGGCGCGGGTGTTCGAACGGGGCGAAGGCCCGACCGCTTCCTCAGGCACCAGCGCCAGTGCGGTGGCGAGCGCGGCGTGGCGGGTGGGCTGGGTGTCGGCGGGAGAAGTTCAGGTGGTGATGCCGGGCGGTACGGCGCCAATCCTGCTGGAGGAGCGCGACGGAGAACTGACCGGCGTGCGTCTGTTCGGCACCGCAGTGCGCGACGAAAAATAG
- the codA gene encoding cytosine deaminase yields the protein MHIINARLRNQEGLHELHLEDGLIRSIARQTEAPTLGPDDLDAGGNLVVPPFVEPHIHLDATLTAGEPRWNMSGTLFEGIECWGERKVTITQEDTKTRARKTIQTLAAHGIQHVRTHVDVTDPQLTALKAMLEVREESRHLIDLQIVAFPQEGIESFSNGRELMEEAIRMGADVVGGIPHFEYTRDQGVSSVKFLMDLAERTGCLVDVHCDETDDPHSRFLEVLAEEARSRDMGALVTASHTTAMGSYDNAYCAKLFRLLGHSGISFVSCPTESIHLQGRFDNFPKRRGVTRVNELLEAGMNVCFGQDSIVDPWYPLGNGNILRVLEAGLHICHMLGYRNLQSALDLVTDNSAKAMHLGERYGLEQGRPANLLILSADSDYEVIRSQGLPLYSIRNGKVLMKRQMPVVEFMEG from the coding sequence ATGCACATCATCAACGCCCGACTGCGCAACCAGGAAGGTCTGCACGAATTGCACCTTGAAGACGGCCTGATCCGCAGCATCGCGCGCCAGACCGAAGCGCCGACCCTGGGCCCCGACGACCTCGACGCCGGCGGCAATCTGGTGGTGCCGCCCTTCGTCGAGCCGCACATCCACCTCGACGCCACCCTGACCGCCGGCGAGCCGCGCTGGAACATGAGCGGCACGCTGTTCGAAGGCATCGAATGCTGGGGCGAACGCAAGGTCACCATCACCCAGGAAGACACCAAAACCCGCGCCAGGAAAACCATTCAGACGTTGGCCGCCCACGGCATCCAGCACGTGCGCACCCACGTCGACGTCACCGACCCGCAACTCACCGCACTCAAGGCGATGCTCGAAGTGCGCGAGGAAAGTCGTCATCTGATCGACCTGCAAATCGTCGCGTTCCCACAGGAAGGCATCGAGTCGTTCAGCAATGGCCGCGAACTGATGGAAGAAGCGATCCGCATGGGCGCGGACGTGGTCGGCGGGATTCCGCATTTCGAGTACACCCGCGATCAGGGCGTCAGCTCGGTGAAATTCCTGATGGACCTGGCCGAGCGCACCGGCTGTCTGGTGGACGTGCACTGCGACGAAACCGACGACCCGCATTCGCGCTTCCTCGAGGTGCTGGCCGAAGAAGCTCGCAGCCGCGACATGGGCGCGCTCGTGACCGCCAGCCACACCACCGCGATGGGCTCCTACGACAACGCCTACTGCGCCAAACTGTTCCGCCTGCTCGGGCATTCGGGGATCAGTTTTGTCTCCTGCCCGACCGAAAGCATTCACCTGCAAGGGCGCTTCGACAACTTCCCGAAACGCCGGGGCGTGACTCGCGTCAACGAACTGCTCGAAGCCGGGATGAACGTCTGCTTCGGTCAGGACTCGATCGTCGATCCGTGGTATCCGCTGGGCAACGGCAACATCCTGCGGGTGCTCGAAGCCGGCCTGCACATCTGCCACATGCTCGGCTACCGCAACCTGCAAAGCGCGCTGGATCTGGTCACCGACAACAGCGCCAAAGCCATGCACCTCGGTGAACGCTACGGTCTGGAACAGGGCCGCCCGGCCAACCTGCTGATCCTCTCGGCGGACAGTGACTACGAAGTGATCCGCAGTCAGGGCCTGCCGCTGTATTCGATCCGCAACGGCAAGGTGCTGATGAAACGGCAGATGCCGGTGGTGGAGTTCATGGAGGGTTGA
- a CDS encoding MFS transporter translates to MTSLTPQDTFVPGRLEQMSTRIAFFIAGLGIAAWAPLVPYAKARAGLDEGTLGLLLLCLGVGSILAMPLAGILATRFGCKKVATGGTLLICAALPLLATVSSIPALIATLFMFGAGLGTVDSTVNLQAVIVERASGKNMMSGFHGLFSLGGIVGAAGVSALLGMGLSPLAAMLVVVLVLIAALFKAVPHMLPYGSESSGPAFAVPHGIVLFIGGMCFIVFLTEGAALDWSAVFLAQERGIDTAYAGLGYAAFALTMTAGRLTGDRIVRALGATRIILFGGLLAAAGLFLATFAPGWQAALLGYALVGAGCSNIVPVLYTAVGKQTVMPESIAVPAITTLGYAGILAGPAVIGFVAHASSLSFAFGLMATLLVAVAIGGKALKV, encoded by the coding sequence ATGACCAGCCTCACCCCTCAAGACACGTTCGTTCCCGGACGCCTCGAACAGATGTCCACGCGCATCGCCTTCTTCATTGCCGGACTCGGCATCGCCGCGTGGGCGCCGCTGGTGCCGTATGCCAAGGCGCGGGCCGGGCTCGATGAAGGCACGCTGGGGTTGTTGCTGCTGTGCCTGGGCGTCGGTTCGATTCTGGCGATGCCGCTGGCGGGGATTCTGGCCACGCGGTTTGGCTGCAAAAAAGTGGCCACCGGCGGCACACTGCTGATCTGTGCGGCGTTGCCGTTGCTGGCGACGGTGTCGTCGATTCCGGCGCTGATCGCCACGTTGTTCATGTTCGGTGCCGGGCTCGGCACGGTGGATTCGACGGTAAACCTGCAAGCAGTGATCGTTGAGCGGGCCAGCGGCAAGAACATGATGTCGGGGTTCCACGGCCTGTTCAGCCTCGGCGGGATCGTCGGTGCAGCGGGCGTGAGCGCCCTGCTCGGCATGGGGCTGTCGCCACTGGCGGCGATGCTGGTGGTGGTCCTGGTGCTGATCGCGGCGCTGTTCAAAGCCGTCCCGCACATGTTGCCTTACGGCAGTGAAAGCTCGGGGCCGGCGTTCGCGGTGCCCCACGGAATCGTGCTGTTCATCGGCGGCATGTGTTTCATCGTGTTCCTCACCGAAGGCGCGGCGCTGGACTGGAGCGCAGTGTTTCTGGCCCAGGAACGCGGGATCGATACTGCCTATGCGGGGTTGGGTTATGCAGCGTTCGCGCTGACCATGACGGCCGGCCGTTTGACCGGTGACAGGATCGTCCGGGCATTGGGTGCGACGCGGATCATTCTGTTTGGCGGTCTGCTGGCGGCGGCGGGATTGTTTCTGGCGACGTTCGCCCCGGGCTGGCAAGCCGCACTGCTCGGTTATGCGCTGGTCGGTGCCGGCTGTTCGAACATCGTGCCGGTGCTGTACACGGCGGTGGGCAAACAGACGGTGATGCCGGAAAGCATCGCCGTGCCGGCAATCACCACACTGGGTTATGCAGGGATTCTGGCAGGGCCGGCGGTGATCGGGTTTGTCGCCCACGCCAGCAGCCTGAGTTTTGCCTTCGGGTTGATGGCGACGTTGCTGGTGGCGGTGGCGATTGGCGGGAAAGCGCTGAAGGTCTGA
- a CDS encoding glucan 1,4-alpha-maltotetraohydrolase domain-containing protein: MKGTSPFRLSFAVCLMIATTAAAMAGVRNGSGEEILLQGFHWNSSRNQTPWYSVLAQQATTIGKDGFTLVWFPPPWMDKSSWSNSQAQTSGGGEGYFWSNFDKNSEYGSDQQLKAAASALKNAGVKVVYDVVPNHMSDQAAYSMFPRGSNEWRHDCAQCDEGDAFMDGAADLNTAHPTVFDAFKKEFSNLRDNYGAEGLRFDFVRGYAPETVDRWMNAFGNQQFCVGENWKGPDEYLQGDWRRSASWQDVLKDWSDRSHCTVFDFALKERMQNGSLADWRHGLNGNPDPAWRAIAVTFVDNHDTGYSPGAYGGQHHWALPDPQVNLAYAYILSSPGTPTVYWPHMYDWQRDQLIRELIKLRKAAGVRADSPVRFNTAYKGLVATTQGVRGTLVIALKSDLQQLPQGLGTPTLSWDNGDIRIWTGPVEPATVAVNVHCDNANPQPGESVYAAGSSLEFGAWDPQHALALTLANNRWSARVEVPGQQKLEWKCIVRGQTQAAVYWQAGANNAFTSGAVNDTVGRF, translated from the coding sequence ATGAAAGGGACTTCACCATTTCGCCTGAGCTTCGCTGTCTGCCTGATGATCGCCACAACGGCAGCGGCGATGGCTGGCGTTCGCAACGGCAGCGGTGAAGAAATCCTGTTGCAGGGCTTTCACTGGAACTCAAGCCGCAATCAAACACCTTGGTATTCGGTACTTGCGCAACAGGCGACGACCATTGGCAAAGATGGATTCACCCTTGTCTGGTTCCCGCCACCCTGGATGGATAAATCAAGCTGGTCCAACAGCCAGGCTCAGACTTCCGGTGGTGGCGAAGGCTATTTCTGGAGCAACTTCGACAAGAACAGCGAATATGGCAGCGATCAGCAACTCAAGGCGGCGGCGTCAGCTCTGAAGAATGCCGGAGTAAAAGTCGTCTACGACGTGGTGCCCAATCACATGAGCGACCAAGCGGCCTATTCCATGTTCCCCCGTGGGAGCAATGAGTGGCGGCATGACTGCGCGCAATGTGACGAAGGCGACGCGTTCATGGATGGCGCCGCGGATCTGAACACCGCTCACCCAACAGTCTTCGACGCCTTCAAAAAAGAATTCAGCAACTTGCGCGATAACTATGGTGCTGAAGGCCTGCGCTTTGACTTCGTCCGTGGTTATGCACCGGAAACGGTGGATCGCTGGATGAACGCCTTCGGCAACCAGCAGTTCTGCGTCGGCGAAAACTGGAAAGGCCCCGACGAATACCTGCAGGGCGATTGGCGACGCAGTGCAAGCTGGCAGGATGTGCTCAAGGACTGGTCGGATCGCTCGCATTGCACAGTGTTCGATTTTGCCCTGAAGGAGCGCATGCAGAACGGCTCACTCGCCGATTGGCGCCACGGTTTGAATGGCAATCCGGATCCCGCCTGGCGCGCAATCGCAGTAACCTTCGTCGACAACCACGATACCGGTTACTCACCTGGCGCCTACGGCGGCCAGCATCATTGGGCGTTGCCCGATCCTCAGGTCAATCTTGCTTACGCCTACATCCTCAGCAGTCCCGGCACACCGACCGTGTACTGGCCGCACATGTACGACTGGCAGCGCGATCAACTGATCCGGGAATTGATCAAACTGCGCAAGGCCGCCGGTGTCCGCGCGGATTCGCCGGTTCGCTTCAACACCGCCTATAAGGGGCTGGTCGCCACCACACAGGGCGTGCGCGGCACATTGGTGATCGCCCTGAAATCCGATCTGCAGCAGCTGCCACAGGGCCTGGGCACGCCGACATTGAGCTGGGATAACGGCGATATCCGGATCTGGACCGGCCCTGTCGAACCTGCGACGGTGGCAGTCAACGTGCATTGCGACAACGCCAATCCGCAACCGGGCGAAAGCGTCTATGCAGCGGGTTCATCGCTGGAGTTCGGGGCATGGGACCCGCAGCATGCGCTAGCACTGACATTGGCCAATAACCGCTGGAGCGCCAGGGTTGAGGTGCCGGGTCAGCAAAAACTCGAGTGGAAGTGCATCGTGCGTGGCCAGACTCAGGCGGCGGTGTATTGGCAGGCCGGCGCGAATAACGCATTCACCAGCGGTGCCGTGAACGACACCGTCGGGCGCTTCTGA